The genomic interval CGTCCTCGGCCTGCACGTGGCCGACGGCCGCGCGGTGGCCGCGGTCGTGGCGGCCGACCCCGACGAGATCCTCGGCGTCAACGACCGCGCGCAGCTCGCCGCGGCCCGCGCGCTGCTGCGCGACCGCATCAACACGCACTGGATGCGCGAGGGGGTCACGATCGTCGACCCCGCCACGACGTGGATCGACGCCGACGTGTCGGTCGAGCCGGATGCGGTCATCGAGCGCAACACGGCGCTGCACGGGCGCACCAGCGTCTGCGCCGGCGCCGTCGTGGGGCCGGACACCTCGCTCACCGACGTCGTGGTGCTCGAGGGCGCGTCGGTCGTGCGCACCCAGGGCTCGGGGGCGGAGATCGGCCCGGGCGCCACGGTGGGCCCGTTCTCCTACCTGCGCCCCGGCACCCGGCTCGCGGCCGGCGCCAAGGTGGGCGCCTTCGTGGAGGCCAAGAACGCCGTGGTGGGCACCGGCTCGAAGGTGCCGCACCTCTCCTACGTCGGCGACGTCGAGATCGGCGAGGGCTCCAACATCGGGGCGTCCACGGTGGTCGTCAACTACGACGGCGTCGAGAAGCACCGCACGACCATCGGCGACCACGTGCGCATCGGCAGCGACACGATGCTCGTGGCGCCGGTCAGCGTGGGCGACGGCGCCTACACCGCCGCCGGCTCCGTGATCGTCGACGACGTCCCTCCGGGCGCCATGGCCGTGGGCCGCGCGCGGCAGCGCAACGTCGAGGGCTGGGTGGCGCGCAAGCGTCCCGGCACCGCCTCCGCCGACGCCGCGGCGCGCGCGTCGGCCCCGAACTCGCCCGGTCCGGCGCCCGCCGACCCGGAGACGGCCGCTCCCGAGGAGACCCAGCAGTGACCGGCATCGTGCAGACCAGCCAGAAGCGGCTCGTGCTCATCGCGGGTCGTTCGCACCCCGAGCTCGCCCAGCACGTGGCGAAGGAGCTCGGCGTCGACCTCGTCGACACCCAGGCCTACGACTTCGCCAACGGCGAGATCTTCGTGCGGTTCGAGGAGTCGGTGCGCGGCTGCGACGCGTTCGTGCTCCAGAGCCACGTCGAGCCGATCAACAAGTGGATCATGGAGCAGCTGCTCATGGTCGACGCTCTTAAGCGGGCCTCGGCCAAGCGGATCACCGTGATCATGCCGTTCTACGGCTACGCCCGGCAGGACAAGAAGCACCGCGGTCGCGAGCCCATCTCGGCGCGCCTGATCGCCGACCTGTTCCGCACGGCCGGCGCCGACCGGCTCATGGCCGTCGACCTGCACACGGCGCAGATCCAGGGCTTCTTCGACGGCCCGGTCGACCACCTCTTCGCCCTGCCGCTGCTGGTGAAGTACGTCGCCGACACCGTCGAGGACCGCAGCCTCATCACGGTGGTCTCGCCGGACGCCGGTCGCGTCCGCGTCGCCGAGCGCTGGACCGACCTGCTCGGCGCGCCGCTCGCGATCATCCACAAGCGCCGCGACCCCGACGTCCCGAACGAGGCCAAGGTGCAGGACGTCGTCGGCGAGGTCGAGGGCCGCATCTGCGTGCTGATCGACGACATGATCGACACGGGCGGCACCATCGTGAAGGCGGCCGAGGCGCTGTTCGAGAACGGCGCGCGCGACGTGATCGTCGCCGCCACCCACGCGATCCTCTCGGGGCCTGCGGTCGAGCGCTTCATGGACAGCCCGGTGCGCGAGGTGATCGTCACCGACACGCTGCCGATCCCCGACAGCCGGCGGTTCGCCAAGCTCACCGTCCTGCCGGTGGCACCTCTGATCGCGCGCGCGATCCAGGAGGTCTTCACCGACGGCTCGGTCACGAGCATGTTCGAGGGCGACCGCGTCTAGCCGCGGCGACCGCCATGACCTACGGGCTGCGCGAGCTCGACGGGCGTCTGGCCGAGCTGTGCGACGAGTGCGGCTTCGACGGCCGCGACGAGTACGACCCCGCGGAACGGCTGGCGGCCGGATACGCCGCGCTGGCCGTGCTCGCCGGCCACGAGGACGCGCACCGGCGTCCCGCGGCGGAGACCTGGTCGGGCGCCGAGTACGCCGAGCACGTCGTGTCGATCACCGCGGGGATCCTCGGCGGGTGCCACCGAGCTCTCGGCCTGCCCGCGCCCGGCCCGATGGACGACCTGGCCGCCGCGGCCGCTGCGGCCCGCACGCTGGCCGAGCGGCTCGACGGTGCGCAGGGCTCGGTCGCGGTGGACATGTGGCCCTTCCCGGCGACCGTCGACGCGGCGCTCATGCACCTGCTGCACGACCTCGAGCACCACGTGCTCGACGTGCGCCGAGGCCTGGCGGTGCTCGGCCTCGAGCGGGGCACGGAGATCGTCACCACCCGCCGCTGACGGCGTCGGCCGGGCCGGGGCGCCCGCGGTTTGGGGATGCGCACGGCGCCGACTAGACTCACGGGGCTCCCCGGCGAGGGTGCGCCGTCCCTGCCCGCAGGGCCCCGGCCGTGCCGTGATCGACGTGGACCGCGCGGTCTGCGCGCGCCCGCGATCCTCGCCGAGGCGCCGACCGCCCCCGCCGCGAGGCGCGGCACCCCAGGACCACCCCTCGGGCGACCTCACGCGCCCGGACGACGTAGGAGAAGCAGTGCAGGTCAGCATCACCGCGGAGCCCCGTTCCGAGTTCGGCAAGGGCGCCGCGCGTCGCACCCGTCGCGAGGGCCGCGTGCCCGCCGTCATCTACGGCCAGGACAAGGCCCCGCGCCACGTGTCGCTGCCCGACCACGACCTCTCGCTGGCCCTGCGCCACCCGGGCCTCGTGCTCGAGGTCGTGCTGGAGGGCTCGACCATCCTCGTCGCCCCGCGCGACGTGCAGCGCGACCCGGTCCGCCGCTACCTCGAGCACGTCGACCTGGTCCTCATCACGAAGGCCGAGGCCGAGGAGCGCATCGAGGCCGGCCTGGCCGCCGAGGCAGCCGCCGAGGCCGCGCACGAGGCCGAGCTCGAGGCCGTCGCGCACGCCGCGCCGATGGACCTCGGCCTCGAGGAGTCCGCGGAGGGCGAGGAGGGCGGCGAGGCTGCGGCCGACGCCGCGCCGGCCGAGGAGGCCTGAGCCTCCCGCACGCGAACGACGACGGAGCCCGGACCGTGAGGTTCGGGCTCCGTCGCTTTCTCATCGAGCGGCCGCGCCTGCCCGGAACAGGGGGCGTAGGAGCCGGGTGGTGCCGGCTGCTGTCCCTGTCAGCGGATGGCGTCCACTGGCGGGTCAGATGAACAGCAGCTGCGCACCTGCGGTCAGCTCGATGAAGTCGCTCGCGTTGATGATCGCCTCGACGCCGTCGTAGAGGTCGTCCATCGTCACGTGGTTCATGTCGGCGCTCATGCGGCAGGCCCACAGCTTGCCGCCGCTCGCGACGATCTGCTCGAGGAAGTCCGGCACCTCGGGCACGCCGAGGTCCGCGATCTGCTTCTTGAGCATGTGGGTGGCCATCGGCTGCATGCCGGGCATCGGCGCGAGCGCCTGGGGGATGCGGACGTCGCCGACGGGCATGTGCATCGCGGTGTTGCCGCTGGGGCTGAACTTCAGGTCGTGCATCCGGGACTTGATGATCATGTCGAAGCCCCAGAAGGTGAAGAACAGGTGCACGTTCACGCCCTCGCCCAGCGCGGCGTTGGCGAGGATCAGGCCGGGGTAGGCCATGTCGAGGTTGCCCTTGGAGCAGATGATCGCGAGGGTGCGACCGGTCTCCTCCTCGTCGTCGAACTTGGGGACGATGGCGTCCTGCGTGGCGGTCATGGGTTCACGTCCTTGGCGAGTGGGGGTCGAGGGCCGGCGGGGGCCGGGATCAGACGCAGCCGTGCGGCTTGGGGAGCCCGGCGATGTAGGCCATCTTCTTGGCCGGCTTCTTGGGGAACAGCTCGAAGAGCTTCTTGGTGTCGAAGCCCCCGACGGTCGACACGCGCCGCAGCGTCGGCGTGACGCTCTCGGACTTGAAGTCCTGCCGCAGGAAGCGGATCGGGCCCCAGTGCTCGTCGGTCATCTCGACGCCGATGGCCGCGGCCAGGGACTTGCCCACGGTCTCGTCCCACTCGTCGTAGACGGTCATGAAGCCTTCGTCGTCGACGTGGATCTCGTGTCCGTCGATGGTCGTGACAGGCATGGTGCTTTCCTCTCGGGTCGGTGGGGTGTGCCCGTCAGGACACAGGGACCTTGTCCGCCGGCATGTGCTTGCCGGCCATGGACATCTCGGCGCTGATCGGCATCGGGCGGCCGGGCATGAGCACGTTCCAGTACGCCCAGCGGAAGGCGAGCTTGCCCATGTGGTTGAGCCGGGTCTCCTTCAGCAGGCTCATCGGTCCGACGCCGGCGACCGGGAAGCGGCCGGGGAGCGGCTCGACGTCGTAGTTGAAGTCGATGAGCATCGCCTTGCCGTAGCCGGTCTCGATGAAGCAGTTGGCGTGGCCGTCGAACGCGCCGGTCATGGCACGTCCGGCGATGTGCTGGAGGAAGTTCTCGACGAACACCTCGATCTCGAAGTGCGCGACCGAACCCGCCTTCGACGCGGGGATGTCGTTCGCGTCGCCGAGGGCGAAGATCGTGTCGTACTTCTTCGACAGCAGGGTGTGCTTGTCGACCGGCACCAGGTTGAGCTCGTTGCCCAGGCCCGAGCGGGCGATGTAGTCGGCACCCATGTTGAGCGGGATCGTGACCAGCAGGTCGTAGGGGATCTCGCGCTCGTCGAAGGACACCAGCGCCTTCGAGTCGGTGTCGACCCGCTCGATCATGAAGTCCGGCTCGAGCGTGATGCCGCGGTCCTCGAGCAGGTGGCCGAAGCGCTCCGAGCAGATCGGCTTGGTGAACGCCGACGACAGCGGGGTGACGTAGGTGATGTCGACCTTGTCGCGCAGTCCGCGCTCGGTGAAGAAGGCCTCGGCCAGGAACGAGAACTCCAGCGGGGCGACCGGGCACTTGATCGGCATCTCGACGACCTGCACCACGAGCTTGCCGCCCTGCCAGGTGCGCAGCTTCTCCGCGAGCCGGGTGGCGCCCTCGTAGGTGTAGAAGTCGAAGACGTCGGTGTACCAGGACCCCTCGTCGTCCATCCCCGGAGTCTGGTCCGGTCGCGGCGTCACACCGGTGGCGATGACCAGCTGGTCGTACGGCAGCACGGCACCGTCCATCAGGGTGACGGTCTGCGCCTCGGGGTCGACCCGGTCGATGTCGCCGTACACCAGGGGGATGTCGTCGCTGATGTACTCGCGGCGGGACTTTGTCACGTCGTCCGGCTGGTACATGCCGAACGGGAGGAACAGGTAGCCCGGCTGGTAGCGGTGGGCGTCGTCGCGGTCGACGACGGTGACCGTCCACTCGGACTTCGGCAGCTTCTTGCGCAGCTTGTTGGCGGTGATGGTCCCGGCAGTCCCCCCGCCGAGGATGACGAGGTTGCGCATGGCGACTCCTCGGCCGCTCCGCTCGATCGCGGGCGCGGGGGCGGGGTGCCCCTGGTCGTCGATCGGGCTCGGTGGCCCGTTGGCTCCTACAGGTCCGATCGTTCGCCGTCGGACCGTGCGGATGCGCGGCGAGAGGGCCGGTGTGACACGGCAGACAGCCACCCCCGGGGGTATGCGCGCGGGGCGGCCGTTCACGAGCACGGCCGCGGATACGGGAGGATCCCTCCGTGAGCACCGACACCGCCCCCTGGCTCGTCGTGGGCCTCGGCAACCCGGGGACGGAGTACGCCGGCACCCGCCACAACATCGGCTACCTCGTGGTCGAGGAGCTCGCGGCGCGCGTGCGCGGCTCGTTCGCGACGCACAAGCGGGCCCGGGCCAAGGTGGCCGAGGAGCGCCTCGCCGGGCACCGTGCGGTGCTGGCCAAGCCGATGACCTACATGAACGAGTCGGGCGGCCCGGTGAAGGGTCTCGCCGACTTCTACAAGGTCCCGCTCGAGCACCTCGTGGTGGTGCACGACGAGCTCGACCTGCCCTTCGCCGCGCTGCGCCTCAAGATGGGCGGCGGCGACAACGGCCACAACGGGCTGCGGTCGCTGCGGCGCTCGCTGGGGACCGGCGACTACCACCGGGTGCGCGTAGGCATCGGCCGGCCGCCGGGCCGCCAGGACCCGGCCGACTTCGTGCTCAAGCCGTGGTCGGGCACGGAGCGCAAGGAGCTCGACCTGCTCGTGTCCGAGGCGGCCGACGCCGTCGAGCTGCTCGTGTCCGAGGGCCTCGAGCGGGCCCAGAACCGCTACAACTCCTGAAGGGGCGACGTGGACGAGATCACCATGACCGAGACCGAGCGGGCCGACGCCGAGCTCTCCGCCCGGGTCGCCCGCGAGGCCGGGCTCCTGCTGCTCGAGGTCCGCAGCTCGTTCGGCGACGTCGACCCGGCCGACCGCGACCGGGTCAAGCAGCTGCGCGACACCGGCGACCGCGAGGCCCACCTGCTGCTGCTGCGCCGGCTGTCCGAGGAGCGTCCCGACGACGTCGTGCTCTCCGAGGAGGGCGTCGACGACGTGGCCCGCATGACCGCGCAGCGCGTCTGGATCGTCGACCCGCTCGACGGCACCTGGGAGTTCTCGCAGGGGCGCATGGACTTCGCGGTGCACGTGGCCCTGTGGCACGCCGACGGCGGGCGGCTGAGCGCGGGCACGGTGGACCTGCCGGCGCAGGGCCTCACCTACTCGGTGCTCGACGACGTGCCCACGTACGGCGAGGTGCGCACGGACCGGCCGGTCGGCGTCGTGGTCTCTCGCTCGCGCGGGCCGGCCGACCTCGAGGGGATCCTCGGCCGGCTGTCCGACGAGCTGCGCGCCCTGGGCCTGCCGGGCGACGTGCAGGCGCTGCCGGTCGGGTCGGTCGGCGCGAAGGCGGCCGAGATCTTCGCCGGCCGCGCGGAGGCCTACGTGCACGACACCGGCTTCCGCGACTGGGACCTCGCCGCACCGCTCGTGGTCGCCCGCCACCGCGGGCTGTGGGTGGGCGCGCCGGACGGCAGCGTGCTCGAGCTCAACCGGCGTCCGCCGGTGCAGCCGGGAGTGGTCATGGCCGTGCCCGCCCTCGCCGGCGCGGTGCAGCGCGCGCTCGGGCTGGCCTGACGCTAGGCCGCCGCCCCGGGGCGCGTGCGCAGCGTGAGGGGGATCGCGACCGCGGCCACCACGGCGACCACGAGGGCGTAGCCCACGGCGGTGTCGTGCAGGCCCCACCGGGCAGCGGCGAACCCGGCCAGCACCGCGGGGATCGCGAACGCCAGGTAGGCCGCGACGTACACCGACGAGACCAGCTTCGCCCGCGAGGACGGGTCGGCGAGGCCGGCCAGCGTGCGGAAGGCGCCGAAGAACGCCGCGCCGAACCCGAGGCCGGCGATCGCAGTGCCCACGAGGAACAGCCAGCCCGCGGACGCCGCGATGCCGCCGGCGGTCACCAGGACGCCGACGACGAGGGCCGCGCAGCCCGCCAGCATGGTCGTGCGCGGCGGCCGTGCGCGCATCGTGTACGACGCGAGCCCGCCGCACCCCGCGATCACGACGATGACGGAGGCGCCGGCGAGCCGGTTGTCCGACCCGACGATCGACAGGAACAGCGACGGTCCGAGCGAGAGGTAGAGCCCGCCCAGCGCCCACGGCGCCACGAGGGCGGGGAGGCCGGCGAGGAAGGCCGGCCGGATCTCCGGTGCGACGCCCACCCGGGGTCGCAGGTCCACGCGCCGGCGCCCGATCACCGTCTCGGTCACCCGCGCCAGGGCCAGGGCGCAGAGCACGAACGCGACAAGCAGCACGAGGTACACCAGCCGCAGCTGCGCCGGGCCGTACTCCACGAGCGCGCCGGCCACCAGGGCCCCGGCGGCCAGCCCCACCGTGGGGGTGACCGCGTTCACCAGCGCCCCGAGGCCGGGGCGGCCGCCGGGCTGGAGGTCGAGCAGCGCAGCCGCGAAGGCGCCGGTGGCCAGGCCGGTGGCCACGCCCTGCAGCGCGCGGGCGGCCACCAGCCAGCCCACGCCGTCGGCCGCGACGAAGGCGAGCATGGCGAGCACCTGCACCACGAGCGCGACGAGGATCACCGGACGCCGTCCCACGGCGTCGGAGACGGAGCCGGCGACCAGGAGCGTGGCCAGCAGGGCCACGGCGTAGACCGCGAAGACCTCCGTGAGCGTCGTGGGTCCGAATCCCCAGTCGGCGGCGTAGAGGGCGTAGAGGGGCGAGGGCGCGCTGGCGGCCGCGAGGAAGATCCCGAAGATCACCGCGACGGTCCAGAAGCCGCGCCGGGTCGGTGCGGGCCGCCCGCTGCCGGCCGCCGCGTCCGCTCGCGCCGCCCCGGTGACCGGACCCCGCTGCTCGCGCCCTGCGGCCTCGGCCATGCGTGCTCCCCGGTCGTGTCGGTCGCCCTCGACGGACGCGTGCCTCGCCCAACCGGGGCGCCGGGCGGCGCATTCCCGCCGCCGCGCCCGTGACGCGGGCCCGCGCCGGCACTACGGTGCGGCTCGAGCGCGCCGCCGGTGGTGACGGCGCCGGCGGCGAGAGCTGCGGAGGGCCCATGGCCGACCTGCTGCCTGCGGACGCGTCGGGCGCACCGTCCTTCGACCCGGACCGCTACAAGTCCACGACCGTCGAGCAGTGGCAGGCGGCGGCCGCCGCCTGGTACGCCTGGGGCCCGGTCATCGACGCCTGGCTCGCGGACTCGACCGAGCGCATGTTCGACCTCGCGGGGATCGGCTCGGGATCGCGCGTGCTCGACGTCGCGGCCGGAGCGGGCGGGCAGAGCGTGTCCGCGGCCCGTCGCGTGGGCCCGGGCGGCCACGTGCTGGCCACCGACATCTCGCCGCGGCTGCTCGACTACGCCGCCCACGCGGCCCGCATGGCGGGGGTGGCGGACGTCCTGCGCACGCAGGTGGCGGACGGCGAGCACCTCCCGGTGCCGGACGGCTCGTTCGACGCGGTGATCTCGCGCGTGGGGCTCATCTACTTCCCGGACCGGGTCGCCGCACTGCGTGGCATGCGGCGCGCCCTGCGGGCGGGAGGGCGCATCGGCTCGGTCACCTACTCGACGCCCGAGGCCAACGGCTTCTTCTCCGTCCCCATCGCCGTGGTGCGCTCCGAGGCCCGGCTCCCGCCGCCCTCGCCGCACCAGCCCGGGCCGTTCAGCCTCGGCACCGACGACGTCCTGCACGAGACGCTGACCGCTGCCGGCTTCGTCGACGTCGTCGTGGACCACGTGCCGTCGCCGCTGCGGCTGCCCACCGTGGACGACATGGTGCTCTTCGCGCGGGAGTCGTTCGGGGCCCTGCACACGATGATGGCGGGCCTCGACGAGGAGGGTCGCGAGCGCACCTGGCGGCGCATGGCGGACGAGCTCGCCCGGTTCCAGGGCCCGGACGGCTTCGTCGGGCCGTGCGAGATGCTCGTGGTGGGCGCGACCAACCCGGGCTGAGCCGGGCCGGTCAGCCGCTGCCGAGGGGGAAGGCGCAGAACTCGTTGCCCTCGGGGTCGGCGAGCACCCACCACTCCAGCTCCTGACCGGGGGAGCGCAGCACCCGCGCGCCGGCGTCGACCAGCGCGGCCGGATCGTCGCCGCGCAGCGTGGTGTCCCAGTGCATCCGGTTCTTCACCGTCTTCGCCTCGGGCACCGGGTTGAAGACCCAGTAGTCCCACGGCAGGCCGGCCGCGCCCTCGATCCACCAGAACCCGCTGCCGCGGGTGCGCGCCGTGCCGCCGGTGCGCTCGGCCCACCAGCGGGCCTGCGCCTCGGGGTCCGCGGCGTCCACGACCAGCTCGAAGGCCGCGGGCACGGTCACCGTGGGCAGCCCGTACTCGGGCGCGGCGGGGGCCATCGCGCAGAACTCGTTGCCCTCGGGGTCGGCGAGCACCCACCAGCGGATCTCGTCGTCGGGCTCGCGCACCAGCCGGGCCCCCTGGGCGAGCAGCGGCCCGACGTCGGCGTCGGGCAGCCGGACGTCGAGGTGCACGCGGGTCTTCCCGGTGCGCGGCTCGGGCACGGGGTCCACCCAGATGCCGAGCGCGTCCGGGCCGTGGGCGGGCGGGTCCACGCGCCAGCCGCCCTCGTCGTCGGCCCGCTCCGCCTTCCGGTGCAGCAGGTGCGCCCAGAACGTGGCGAGCGCCTCGGCGTCCCCGGCGTCGAGGCAGAGGTCCTTGAACGTGACGTCGGGCATCCGCCCATGCTGCCCGAACCCGGCCGTCCGCGGGCCCGCTCCGGCCGACGTAGACTCGGCACGGCTCGCGCCCACCCCCGCCCTCCAGCAGGAGCGGGGCCTGCTGGCGTGGCCGCACGGCCGACCACGAGAGGGACGCATGCCACCCACGCTGCACGGACTGCTCGACGCCGTGACCGCCGAGCCTGCGGTCGCGGAGGCCGTCCGGCGGGCCCGGCTCACCGGGACCGCGCAGGCGACGGAGGCCCTCGAGGTCACCACCGGGGCGGCCACCTACCCGATGGTCGTGGCGGCGGTGGCCGGCGCCGACGGCGGCGACCGCCCGGTGCTGGCCGTCACGGCGACGGCGCGCGAGGCCGAGGACCTCGCGGCCGCCCTCGACAGCCTGCTGCCGGAGGGGTCGGTCGCGGAGTTCCCGGGCTGGGAGACCCTGCCGCACGAGCGCCTGAGCCCGTCGAGCGACACGGTCGGGCGACGGCTCGGCGTGCTGCGCCGGCTGGCCCACCCCGAGGGGGCCGAGCACGGCCCGCTGCGGGTCGTCGTCGCGCCGGTGCGCGCCGTGCTCCAGCCGGTGGTGCGCGGCCTCGGCGACCTCGAGCCGGTGCAGGTGCAGCAGGGCGACGACGTGGCGATGGACGAGCTGGTGCGCCGGCTCGCCGGCGCGGCGTACACGCGCACCGACCTGGTCGACAAGCGCGGCCAGTTCGCGGTGCGCGGCGGGATCCTCGACGTGTTCCCGCCCACCGAGGAGCACCCGGTGCGGCTGGAGTTCTGGGGCGACACGGTGGAGGAGGTGCGCTACTTCAAGGTCGCCGACCAGCGCTCGCTGGAGGTGGCTCCGGGCGGGCTCTGGGCGCCGCCCTGCCGCGAGCTGCTGCTCACCGACGAGGTGCGCGCGCGGGCGAAGGCGCTCATGCCGGCCCACCCCGAGCTGCTCGACCTGCTCGACAAGCTGGCCGACGGCACGGCGGTGGAGGGCATGGAGGCGCTCGCGCCCGTGCTCGCCGACGGCATGGAGCTGCTCGTCGACCTGCTGCCCGAGGGCGCGGTGGTCGTCGTCTGCGACCCCGAGCGGGTGCGCACCCGGGCGCACGACCTCGTCGCCACCAGCGAGGAGTTCCTCGAGGCGTCCTGGCACAACGCCGCCGCCGGCAACACCACACCGATCGACCTGCGCGCCGCCGCCTACCGCTCGGTCGCCGACGTGCGCCGCGCCGCGCTCGACCGCGGCGTGCCCTGGTGGGTCGTGTCGCCGTTCGGCGGCGAGGCGGCGGGGACCGACACCGGCACCGACTCCGACGTCGTGGCGCTGGACCCCGACGCCGTCGACCGCCTCGCCCCGGCGCTGCGGGCCGCGGAGAGCTACCGCGGGGAGACGGACCGCGCCCTCGCGCAGGTGGCCGACTGGCTGCGCGCGTCGTGGGCCGTCGTCGTCGTCACCGCCGGCCACGGCACGGCCGAGCGCGTGGCCGAGTCGGCCCGGGCCGACGGGATCGCCGCGCGCGTGGTCGAGTCGCTCGACCAGGCGCCCGAGCCCGGGGTGCTCGCCGTCGTCACCGGCGGCCTCGAGCACGGCTTCGTCGCGCCGGACCTGCGGCTGGCCGTGCTCACCGAGACCGACCTCGTGGGGCAGCGCTCCACCACGCGCGACACCCGTCGTCTGCCCACGCGACGTCGCCAGACGATCGACCCGCTCCAGCTGCGCGCCGGCGACCACGTCGTGCACGAGCAGCACGGGGTGGGCCGCTACGTCGAGATGGTGCAGCGCACGGTGGCGGGGGCCACGCGCGAGTACCTCGTGATCGAGTACGCGCCCGCCAAGCGAGGGCAGCCCGGCGACCGGCTCTACGTGCCCACCGACCAGCTCGACCAGGTGACGCGCTACGTCGGCGGCGAGGCGCCGTCGCTGCACCGGCTCGGCGGCGCGGACTGGACCAAGACCAAGGCCCGCGCGCGCAAGGCCGTGCGCCAGATCGCCGGCGAGCTGATCCGGCTCTACGCCGCGCGGATGGCGAGCAAGGGCTTCGCGTTCTCCGCCGACACCGTCTGGCAGCGCGAGCTCGAGGACGCGTTCCCCTACAACGAGACGCCGGACCAGCTCTCGTGCATCGACGAGGTCAAGGCCGACATGGAGAACCTCGTCCCCATGGACCGCCTGGTGTGCGGCGACGTCGGCTACGGCAAGACCGAGATCGCGGTCCGCGCGGCGTTCAAGGCCGTGCAGGACGGCAAGCAGGTGGCGATCCTCGTGCCCACCACGCTGCTCGTGCAGCAGCACATGTCCACGTTCACCGAGCGCTACGCCGCCTTCCCGGTGAAGGTGGCGGCGCTCTCGCGGTTCCAGACCGACAAGGAGGCGAAGGCCGTGGTCGACGGCATCGTCGACGGGTCGGTCGACGTCGTGATCGGGACGCACCGGCTGTTCAGCCCCGAGGTGCGCTTCAAGGACCTCGGCCTCGTGATCGTGGACGAGGAGCAGCGGTTCGGCGTGGAGCACAAGGAGCACCTGAAGGCGCTGCGCACCAACGTCGACTTCCTCACGATGTCGGCCACCCCGATCCCGCGCACGCTCGAGATGGCGGTCACCGGCATCCGGGAGATGTCCACGATCCAGACCCCGCCGGAGGAGCGCCACCCGGTGCTCACGTTCGTCGGGCCCTACGACGAGCGGCAGGTGGCCGCGGCCATCCGGCGCGAGCTGCTCCGCGACGGCCAGGTGTTCTTCGTGCACAACCGCGTGGAGTCGATCGACCGCGTCGCGGCGAAGCTGCGCGACCTGGTGCCGGAGGCGCGCATCGCGACGGCCCACGGGCAGATGAACGAGCACGTGCTCGAGCAGGTGATCGTGGACTTCTGGGAGAAGCAGTTCGACGTGCTGGTGTCGACGACGATCGTCGAGAGCGGGCTCGACATCCCCAACGCCAACACGCTCATCCTCGACCGTGCCGACATGTTCGGGCTCTCGCAGCTGCACCAGCTGCGCGGTCGCGTGGGGCGCA from Frankiales bacterium carries:
- a CDS encoding NAD(P)/FAD-dependent oxidoreductase, which codes for MRNLVILGGGTAGTITANKLRKKLPKSEWTVTVVDRDDAHRYQPGYLFLPFGMYQPDDVTKSRREYISDDIPLVYGDIDRVDPEAQTVTLMDGAVLPYDQLVIATGVTPRPDQTPGMDDEGSWYTDVFDFYTYEGATRLAEKLRTWQGGKLVVQVVEMPIKCPVAPLEFSFLAEAFFTERGLRDKVDITYVTPLSSAFTKPICSERFGHLLEDRGITLEPDFMIERVDTDSKALVSFDEREIPYDLLVTIPLNMGADYIARSGLGNELNLVPVDKHTLLSKKYDTIFALGDANDIPASKAGSVAHFEIEVFVENFLQHIAGRAMTGAFDGHANCFIETGYGKAMLIDFNYDVEPLPGRFPVAGVGPMSLLKETRLNHMGKLAFRWAYWNVLMPGRPMPISAEMSMAGKHMPADKVPVS
- a CDS encoding ribose-phosphate diphosphokinase; the protein is MTGIVQTSQKRLVLIAGRSHPELAQHVAKELGVDLVDTQAYDFANGEIFVRFEESVRGCDAFVLQSHVEPINKWIMEQLLMVDALKRASAKRITVIMPFYGYARQDKKHRGREPISARLIADLFRTAGADRLMAVDLHTAQIQGFFDGPVDHLFALPLLVKYVADTVEDRSLITVVSPDAGRVRVAERWTDLLGAPLAIIHKRRDPDVPNEAKVQDVVGEVEGRICVLIDDMIDTGGTIVKAAEALFENGARDVIVAATHAILSGPAVERFMDSPVREVIVTDTLPIPDSRRFAKLTVLPVAPLIARAIQEVFTDGSVTSMFEGDRV
- a CDS encoding MFS transporter, giving the protein MAEAAGREQRGPVTGAARADAAAGSGRPAPTRRGFWTVAVIFGIFLAAASAPSPLYALYAADWGFGPTTLTEVFAVYAVALLATLLVAGSVSDAVGRRPVILVALVVQVLAMLAFVAADGVGWLVAARALQGVATGLATGAFAAALLDLQPGGRPGLGALVNAVTPTVGLAAGALVAGALVEYGPAQLRLVYLVLLVAFVLCALALARVTETVIGRRRVDLRPRVGVAPEIRPAFLAGLPALVAPWALGGLYLSLGPSLFLSIVGSDNRLAGASVIVVIAGCGGLASYTMRARPPRTTMLAGCAALVVGVLVTAGGIAASAGWLFLVGTAIAGLGFGAAFFGAFRTLAGLADPSSRAKLVSSVYVAAYLAFAIPAVLAGFAAARWGLHDTAVGYALVVAVVAAVAIPLTLRTRPGAAA
- a CDS encoding 50S ribosomal protein L25, coding for MQVSITAEPRSEFGKGAARRTRREGRVPAVIYGQDKAPRHVSLPDHDLSLALRHPGLVLEVVLEGSTILVAPRDVQRDPVRRYLEHVDLVLITKAEAEERIEAGLAAEAAAEAAHEAELEAVAHAAPMDLGLEESAEGEEGGEAAADAAPAEEA
- the tusE gene encoding TusE/DsrC/DsvC family sulfur relay protein, producing MPVTTIDGHEIHVDDEGFMTVYDEWDETVGKSLAAAIGVEMTDEHWGPIRFLRQDFKSESVTPTLRRVSTVGGFDTKKLFELFPKKPAKKMAYIAGLPKPHGCV
- a CDS encoding 3'(2'),5'-bisphosphate nucleotidase CysQ encodes the protein MTETERADAELSARVAREAGLLLLEVRSSFGDVDPADRDRVKQLRDTGDREAHLLLLRRLSEERPDDVVLSEEGVDDVARMTAQRVWIVDPLDGTWEFSQGRMDFAVHVALWHADGGRLSAGTVDLPAQGLTYSVLDDVPTYGEVRTDRPVGVVVSRSRGPADLEGILGRLSDELRALGLPGDVQALPVGSVGAKAAEIFAGRAEAYVHDTGFRDWDLAAPLVVARHRGLWVGAPDGSVLELNRRPPVQPGVVMAVPALAGAVQRALGLA
- the glmU gene encoding bifunctional UDP-N-acetylglucosamine diphosphorylase/glucosamine-1-phosphate N-acetyltransferase GlmU yields the protein MSSPRPSAVVVLAAGAGTRMKSATPKVLHQAMGRTLLGHVLAAVSVLDPEHVVVVIGHGREQVQAYLADALPDGVVVVQETQNGTGHAMRVALEGLATRGVRLDGPGPLLVVAGDTPLLTTETLRRVVDTHQAAQASSTVLTAELADPTGYGRVLRDPATGLVTAIVEHKDADADQLAVREINSGVYAFDVEALQDALGRITTDNAQGEEYLTDVLGLHVADGRAVAAVVAADPDEILGVNDRAQLAAARALLRDRINTHWMREGVTIVDPATTWIDADVSVEPDAVIERNTALHGRTSVCAGAVVGPDTSLTDVVVLEGASVVRTQGSGAEIGPGATVGPFSYLRPGTRLAAGAKVGAFVEAKNAVVGTGSKVPHLSYVGDVEIGEGSNIGASTVVVNYDGVEKHRTTIGDHVRIGSDTMLVAPVSVGDGAYTAAGSVIVDDVPPGAMAVGRARQRNVEGWVARKRPGTASADAAARASAPNSPGPAPADPETAAPEETQQ
- a CDS encoding aminoacyl-tRNA hydrolase encodes the protein MSTDTAPWLVVGLGNPGTEYAGTRHNIGYLVVEELAARVRGSFATHKRARAKVAEERLAGHRAVLAKPMTYMNESGGPVKGLADFYKVPLEHLVVVHDELDLPFAALRLKMGGGDNGHNGLRSLRRSLGTGDYHRVRVGIGRPPGRQDPADFVLKPWSGTERKELDLLVSEAADAVELLVSEGLERAQNRYNS